TCCTCCATGCTGGGAATGCATTATAAGAGTCAGCTCCTCTTGGTTTTTCATGGAAATAATACTCCTCAcatcttcatttaacttttatttatatatctggGAACACATTATGCTGCACAGGTCTGACGGAAGCTAGGAGCAGAAAATGTTCTATTTTGCGCTTTGAATCCCAGATGCCTAGTATAATGCCTGTGCAAAGTAGTAGGACTTAAGTCATAATCATTAAAAATTTgtgtataaaattttataaatcagTACTTAAGTAGGTCATAGGGTACAtgaaatttttaatctttcttaaaTGGATATCTCCTTCAgggtgggaggaagagggagCAGATTAGGAATTGtgcagaatgaaaaataaaaaagaataacagaattatatatatatatatatataatattatatatacatttatatataattccaTAAATTTGGTTCTGGACTAAAATGGTTAACaatataaatttagaattttgttattattcagtcatgtccaattcttcattacACAGTTTTTGCCCAAAATGTAGAAGTGGGTTTTTGCTTCCTTCTCTATCTGATTTTATGGATTAAGAACAGAACCAAACTGTTGAAtaacttgtccaggtcacacaactCGTCAGTAAAGAggtgaatttaaattcagatagaagatgctttctgactccaggatcagcacTCTATCCCACCTAATTGTCCCTAAATTTAGAATTAgcaagtttaaaataaaattgccaCTTCCCACTCCTGTGATCTTGGAAAAAGAGGCATTTAATGTTCCTTAATTCTTTAAATTCTATCATCAGGCAATTTTCTTAGCATTGTTTTAATGTTCTATGCTGTAACTTGTAGAATTGATCATACCACTCCCTAGTATACAGATCTCTGATGTAAAATATCACAGCAATCTATACTTAGTGTAATATTATAGTGCTAGTTTTAgccagttttatgattttttttactttgtttccttgagttatcacaaaaatggaaatgatggaGTAACATTATGAGAGTTCAGTGATCAATCCAGAGGAACCTTGATCTAATATGTGTGCATTTTTTAATCAGCTATCAATATGCATCCTATTTGATGTGGATGAGAGAGATTTCTAGAGATGAGTCCTTACAATAAATTCTGGGAAAGCACATATATTCAACAAATTTATCACTGGTATTCAGTGAAAAGGGAGggtgttttatatatgtgtgtgtgtgtgtatatgcatattttttgaaATGTAAAAGATGAAATAGTTCATGACATATTTGGAATACAGATAATAAGTTctgaatttagaattagaaaattcattttctcccttctgtTCTTTGAACTTCTATTTTCCCATGTGTTAAAAAAATGGTCTTTAGAATAAATGATTGCATCAATAATTcttgctaatatttatatagttttctcTATGTGCCAGATTCTTTGATTTGTGCTttgcaattatctcatttgattttcataataactCTGGGAAGcaactgctattattatccctgatttgcagataaggaaattcagaaaaatagagGCCAAATGACTaactcaaggtcatacaattagtaagtgtcaaaagtctatatttaaactcagttcttgaTTCCAgtaccagtgttctatccattgagtcTAGTATTCATTAGTCTTTCTGATAATATCTAACATTCTATATATCTAATGgtaatatgcatttatatatatatatgtatatagtttatGAAGTATATTATTTATGTTATACTATATGTATAGAGTTttcataaattaatataaattataaattttttgctatcattttaaaaagaactcattatttaaatatattacttaaatcatatataatacatatatatttatatagtttataatgtaatttatacacaaaatataattttaaaagtattatgtataaaagttctttgtaaattatatatacatttctttataatttagaTATAATACTTCATGAAATATGTAGTTTTATAAGTATTTCATATATATcactaaaataaatataactgTATTGATATAtcactctatctatctatctatctatctatctgtctatctatctatctacatcaTTTGATCTATGCAGCAACCTTATTCGGTAGACCTTTTTATTATCTGCCTGTTCTAATGACTACAGACTACAGACTCCTTTTACTTATTTGGTTTTTCATGCTTAGAAATATTTGAGTAAGGTTTTGCATTCAGGGCTTCCTGAATACAAGTCTAGCATACTATCCACTACAACTGTAAAATTTTGATGAACATGATGAGGTCACGAGTGTACATGTGCAATGTTTATCAGTAGATTCTGAAGGATGACATCAGGGTTAACACAATGAATACTGGGAAGGAAAATCACAAAGAAAGAATATGATTCTTTATAAAAATAGCCATTTATTGTATTTCTTAATTTCTGTTTTAAGgacataatttatatattcagttAGGTTACAAACATACCCTTGAATAACATAATATGAATAATCTgctcacaaaatcacagaatttgagagctgGAAAATATTTCAGTGACCACTTTACCCAAACCATAATCACAACCAATTAATCAGTATCATAGAATCACAACTTGAGTCCGCCATTATTTCCTGAAGATGACTACAGAGAGGTGACTCATTGCTTACCTGTTAAGGTTATCCATATTTGTGCATTTCTCATTGTTAAGAAATGCCCCCACACACATACCTTGACATTAAgtgtatatttgtttttctataattctttattcttcatttttctatacTTTGTGGTGAAATAGGACAATTCTGATCCATCTATCATATGACAGCCATTTAGTTATTTGAAAACAACTAATGTGTTCTCCCTAAGAATTCCATTCAATAGgctaattttctccattttattcagcCAATCCTCAAATTGGATAAAATGAATATTCTTCACCATATTCTTTGCTATTCTGCATAAACTCTCCAGTTTATGATTAATAATTATTCATTAGTAGAATTCTAAAATAATCTAAACATAATTGTAGCCATTCATTGATTCACATAGTCTTTATTGATTATAGTTGATGTGTGAAGAACTTGgggaaattaatgaaaacaaccaaaataacaataatactaaGGAAATGGTTCTTATTCTAAAGCAGTATATAGTCTTCAGGGGCAGGGATTCAGCATTTATCTAGGACTTACCATATCAATAGATTTAGGTTAAGAACTTTGTacaaaaaaatcatctcatttaatcctcaacaaacgtgtgaagtaggtgctattatctccattttactgtggagtaaattgaggcaaaaaaagtTATGTCTTGTTTActgtcattaaaaataataaatgtctgaggttgaatttaaatgCAGATCTTCCTGGGGGTAGGCACAGCACtttgtccactgagccaccagctGCCTCAGTAAAAGAATGTGATCATTTATATCAGCAATAAAAGTAATAGTATTATTAAGaagcattcattttctcttctttcttccctctcaaaTGATCAATGTGGGGAAGGGGTATGGTAATAAAACATTCATGTTCATTCATATGTAATCCACTTTATACAACATGCATTATAAATTTATATGGGGAACTAATTAGTTtgttgagaaaaagaaataaaaattgcattGTGGAAATTGGACTTGAAGAATGGGAAAGATTTTGAGCCAGATCCAGTGGATGGAGAGATTTTTGAAGAATTCAAACCAGTAGGAACCAAGTTAAAGATGTGAGCAAACTTGGTATAAATTCAGGGTTGAGCAAGCAGCTCAATTTGGTGAAAAATCTTAAGGCAATGAAGGGATGCAATGATAACACAGTAGTTTTCTGCTGGGTTGAAGAAAGAAGGCTGTAAATGTCACATTTATCAGTTTTGACTTTCTAAGGTAATAAGTATTCATTAGATATTGTTTAGCAGCAGAGTCATCTGATGACATCTGGAGTATCACTTGAATAACCATAGTCATTGGGCAAGTATTTTCCTTTGTAGCATTTTTCTCAGGGCCTCCTTGGCTTCCCTGTTTCTTATGCTATATATTAGGAGATTAAGTACTGGAAGCAAAAGAGTATAAAACACAGATAGGATTTTGGCCCAGTCTGATGTTTGGGCTGAGCTGGAGCATAAATAGGTAAATATCACTGTTGCATAGAAAAGAGTGACCACTATCAAGTGAGAAGCACATGTAGAGAAAGTTTTATACCTACCTTGGGGGCAAGGAATCTTCAGAATAGTGTTTAAGATACTGAAGTAGGAGCTAATCACTATCACAAAGGTGGTTACTGAGGTGACCCCAGAGAAGGTTAAGAGCAAAATCTCATTCCTTTGAACCTCAGAGCAGGCAAGCTGAATGAGCACTGGGATATCACAGAAGTAATGATTAATGATATTGGGACCACAGAAAGACAAAGTGAGCAAGCTTCCCATATGGGTGAGTGAGGTCACACAGCCAAACACATAGGAGCCAGCCACCAAGCGCAAGCAGAGGCCAGTCGTCATGGTCACTTGGTAGTGAAGGGGTTTGCAAATAGCTACATAGCGGTCATAGGCCATTGCCGCCAGAAGGAAGCATTCTGTTGTCAGGAACATGCTGAAGAGGGCAAATTGAAGGATGCATCCAGTGTAGGAGATGACTTTTTTGTCAGTTAAAAGATTCACAAGCAACTTAGGGATGCAGACTGATGAATAACAGAAATCCAAGAAGGCCAAATGGCTGAGGAAAAAATACTTGGGGGAGTGAAGCTGGGAACTGGAACCAATTAATAAGATGAACCACAGGTTTCCCACCACAGTGATCAGATAGATCAAGAAGAAGAATACGAATAGGACATGCTGTAGGTGAGGGCTTTCTGTAAAACCCAAAAGAACAAACTCCACTATCCTAGTGACATTCCTCTCAGCCATATGCATCACTTTCAAATGAGATTATCTgccacaacaaaaacaaacacaaaacaggaaaaagggaaaaaggtcaGAGTGAATCCAcatgaaaacaaaccaaaagttGATTAATAATACTATTAATTCCTACTGTTTATGTAGAGAATGACAATTGTGATAGtagcaattaggtggtacagtgactaCAACACCAtcctagagacaggaggacctgaattaaaatcttgccctcagacactcaccacttactaactgtgtgaccttaggcaagtcacttaaccctgattgccttgcatccagggtcatctttagttatcctgatttatatctgaccattgtTTGagtccagatgactctggaagagaaagtgaggctggtgtcttagcacagcaccccgtcactcaaatctaattcacatgtatgtcat
The Macrotis lagotis isolate mMagLag1 chromosome 3, bilby.v1.9.chrom.fasta, whole genome shotgun sequence genome window above contains:
- the LOC141516846 gene encoding olfactory receptor 5J3-like, whose product is MHMAERNVTRIVEFVLLGFTESPHLQHVLFVFFFLIYLITVVGNLWFILLIGSSSQLHSPKYFFLSHLAFLDFCYSSVCIPKLLVNLLTDKKVISYTGCILQFALFSMFLTTECFLLAAMAYDRYVAICKPLHYQVTMTTGLCLRLVAGSYVFGCVTSLTHMGSLLTLSFCGPNIINHYFCDIPVLIQLACSEVQRNEILLLTFSGVTSVTTFVIVISSYFSILNTILKIPCPQGRYKTFSTCASHLIVVTLFYATVIFTYLCSSSAQTSDWAKILSVFYTLLLPVLNLLIYSIRNREAKEALRKMLQRKILAQ